ATATTTGAGCTCTTTCAGATTGAGATACCAGGGAGAGTCAAGGATTTCCCGCATTTGGGAATCGCTGATAAAGACTGAATGATAGATACCGCCATCACAGTTCAGGATAATGCTTTTGATGCCGGAGCCGTTGCCACACAGTTCCATCAGACGGTTTTCGATATGAGCTCTGTTCTGTCTGGTATCTTTGTTTTTCAAAAGCGACAGGAGCGTATGATCGTTTGGAATCTGACTGCAGGAAGTGATGACATTGGAGGTGTTCAGATCAAGCTGCTGAATGATCTGCCCGGAGATCGTATTCAAACGGGTGATACTGTCTTTTAAATAGTTGAAGGAGAACAGACCGATCATAGGCAGGGCAGTGACAAGCAGCGTGATTATGACCAGCCTTAATGTACTGCTGCGCAGTTTCCGGCCGATCTTCCCTCCATTTTGCCTTGACAATATCAGTTTCATGTACGTTCCTTCTTTCTGTAGTCCAACGGTTTTACGCCGATCTGCTTATAAAACACCTGACTGAAATATTGCGGGGAAGCATATCCGGTCATTTCGGCAACCTCGTATATTTTGGCGTTTGAAGTGCGTAAGATCCGGCATGCTTTGCGGATACGCAGTTTTGTCAGATAATCCCAGACAGTATCGCCTGTGGCAGTCTTAAATACACGGGAGAGATGCGTGGAGGAAAGACCGATCTCCTCGGCGATCTCCTGAATCGATAACGATTCTTCACTGAAATGATCCTCAATATATTGGATCGCCCGTTTCACTTCATAGGGCAGGTCGGGATTATGATTTTCGTATAGTTCTTTCACTGCCTGTATGATAAATGCTCTGATATGAGCAATGTCAGTCAGATCCGCATCTTCCAGGGAGAGCGGGTTTTCCATTCTCTTTGACAGAAAGGAAAAACAGACGTTGACAAGGAGGGAAAGCCCGTGATAATTGTGTCCGGCGATCACGGTGTCAAACATCTCTTCGATCAGCTCGATAAGATTTGGCTGTGCCTTCTCAAAAGCATTTTTGAGATCATCTTCGGTGAGAGCAATCTTTTCATTGTGAATAAAAAGCCGGGGAGAATCAAGAGATTCCCGCAGGCGGCCACCAAGAAAATATCTGGCTCGTACCGCCCTCTGTTTCGAAAAAAAGTCTTCGTGTATCCTCTCCAGATCCATGGGAATGTAGCTGTAAAAAGCAGAAAAGGAGAGCGCGCACTGCCGCCAGAGTTCCTGTACCAGAGAGTCGGAAAAATGCTGCATTTTTTCTAACAGGCTGCTTGTGGAAATATTCTCCGACATTCGCAGGAGAATGATGATCTTGTTATTGTAGGCGGAAACAGAGCAGTAATTTTCGATTCCCGGATATTGATAGGTCTCCACAAGTGGCATGGCGGTATCGATGATCCTGGGAATGGAAAATTTCTGACTGATCAGCAGATCTTCTATCCAGGGGAGAATCATGTCAGGGGCCAGTATGCAGTACAAAAAACTTCCATGAGAAATCTCTGGAAGGTCTCTGGCAACGGCACAGCTGCTGTCGCTGAAATATTTGCGCAGTTTTTTTTGTAGAAAAGAGTACGACTGGCTGAGAGAAGCCAGATACTTTTCACGGATCTTATATAGTTTTGCCTGTAAGATAGCAGGTGTGATCTCATTTTTGATCAGATAGTCCTCGACGCCAAGCTGAAAGGCGCTTTTCATATAATTGATCTCCGCATAGGCCGTCAGCAGAAGGAACAGCAGCCTGGGGTTTTTCTGTTGTAACTGTTCCACGAGAGTGATCCCGTTCATCCCCGGCATACTGATGTCCGTGATGACGAGATCGGCGGGCGCGGACTCAAAGGCGTGTAGTGCCTGTCTGCCGGAGCGTGCAGTTGCACAGATCTCAAAGCCGAGCGCATTCCAGTCTATCAGTGTTTTTAAGTCTTCGATTG
The sequence above is a segment of the Lachnospiraceae bacterium JLR.KK008 genome. Coding sequences within it:
- a CDS encoding response regulator → MQKKIQVMLVDDEYLAIEDLKTLIDWNALGFEICATARSGRQALHAFESAPADLVITDISMPGMNGITLVEQLQQKNPRLLFLLLTAYAEINYMKSAFQLGVEDYLIKNEITPAILQAKLYKIREKYLASLSQSYSFLQKKLRKYFSDSSCAVARDLPEISHGSFLYCILAPDMILPWIEDLLISQKFSIPRIIDTAMPLVETYQYPGIENYCSVSAYNNKIIILLRMSENISTSSLLEKMQHFSDSLVQELWRQCALSFSAFYSYIPMDLERIHEDFFSKQRAVRARYFLGGRLRESLDSPRLFIHNEKIALTEDDLKNAFEKAQPNLIELIEEMFDTVIAGHNYHGLSLLVNVCFSFLSKRMENPLSLEDADLTDIAHIRAFIIQAVKELYENHNPDLPYEVKRAIQYIEDHFSEESLSIQEIAEEIGLSSTHLSRVFKTATGDTVWDYLTKLRIRKACRILRTSNAKIYEVAEMTGYASPQYFSQVFYKQIGVKPLDYRKKERT